The following coding sequences lie in one Bacteroidota bacterium genomic window:
- a CDS encoding CoA transferase encodes MLNDILVLELASVLAGPGVAATFAELGAKVVKVENLRTRGDVTRTWKLTTEDPDNDISAYFSCANWGKSSLALDLQRPEGLEIVYALAARADIVVASYKPGDAEKLKVDYPTLSRRNPRLIYAHLTGYGLQNDRAGYDAIIQAETGFTYMNGEAGCKPVKMPVALMDILAAHHMKEAILLALLQRERSGQGAYIDVSLFRSGISSLANQATNWLVGGCIPKAMGSDHPNIVPYGTIFYTLDHKPVVLAVGSDKQFADLCKVLGKAELAQDERFATNQQRVVHREILNPMLAELIGSIRRDDLLGALHAHKVPAGGVFDMQEVFTLPESREMLIEGRTGNGQPLKGVRSIAFRMKALNFEAPTAPPHYGEHSAEVLSELLGYEDERIEMLIKNNVIYDRNHS; translated from the coding sequence ACGTGACCCGCACCTGGAAGCTCACCACCGAAGACCCCGACAACGATATTTCGGCTTATTTCAGTTGTGCCAACTGGGGCAAATCGTCTCTGGCGCTCGACCTTCAGCGCCCCGAAGGTCTCGAAATTGTGTATGCACTCGCTGCCAGGGCCGACATTGTGGTGGCGAGCTATAAGCCGGGCGATGCCGAAAAACTGAAGGTGGACTACCCTACCCTGAGCCGTCGCAATCCACGTCTGATTTATGCACACCTGACCGGATACGGCCTTCAGAACGACCGTGCGGGTTACGACGCCATCATCCAGGCCGAAACAGGGTTCACCTACATGAACGGCGAAGCAGGCTGCAAACCCGTCAAAATGCCTGTGGCACTGATGGATATCCTTGCAGCGCACCACATGAAGGAAGCCATCCTGCTGGCGCTGCTTCAGCGCGAGCGCAGCGGACAGGGCGCTTATATTGATGTGTCGCTTTTCAGAAGCGGCATCAGTTCGCTGGCCAACCAGGCCACCAACTGGCTCGTGGGCGGTTGCATTCCCAAAGCCATGGGTTCCGACCATCCAAACATTGTGCCCTACGGAACCATCTTCTACACTTTGGATCATAAGCCCGTGGTGCTGGCTGTGGGCAGCGACAAACAGTTTGCCGACCTTTGCAAGGTGCTCGGCAAAGCTGAACTTGCACAGGATGAGCGCTTTGCAACCAATCAGCAACGCGTAGTACATCGTGAAATCCTCAACCCCATGCTTGCTGAACTGATTGGCAGCATCAGGCGCGACGACCTGCTCGGCGCCCTCCATGCACACAAAGTTCCCGCCGGCGGGGTATTTGATATGCAGGAAGTTTTTACCCTGCCCGAATCGCGTGAGATGCTCATTGAAGGGCGCACCGGAAACGGGCAACCGCTCAAAGGTGTGCGCAGTATTGCCTTCAGAATGAAAGCGCTTAACTTTGAAGCGCCGACTGCACCACCTCATTATGGCGAGCACTCTGCCGAAGTGCTGTCCGAACTGCTCGGCTACGAGGATGAGCGCATTGAAATGTTAATCAAAAACAACGTCATTTATGACCGAAACCACAGTTAA
- a CDS encoding 2-oxoacid:acceptor oxidoreductase family protein produces MDNTFLIDSRDLPFCKGCGHSSVAQMTEKALANLGYQPLDVIMVTDIGCHGIIDKSLRTHTVHGLHGRSVAIAGGIAHGLGRNSGKKVIVFLGDGGATIGLQHILIAAHHNFPMTVVVHNNMLYGMTGGQPSEYTPDGFNTPTSPNRSSAGALDIVQLAEAAGAGYVSRIAGIGDFSAELAEAFAYDGFSLVEVMEICPSYGVKSNPGMKLRQLMDETGYLATKKVRPPRPHHQALYEGFNESLISDRLIVDQSHMHNLPENTIRLLLAGSAGEGTQSAAEFLARVAMRNGLQTSKKGHYPVTVGVGFSAAEVILSTSPIYYTGGTNPDYLLITSADGLDYAKPYLARATEKAVVLLDESLPLPETRAKVLPMPLRNSAGVRNAAMMSIFRWAKLTGMLHLQSLIEEYQRGKLASKVPVETFV; encoded by the coding sequence ATGGATAACACTTTTCTAATCGACAGCCGCGACCTCCCTTTTTGCAAAGGGTGCGGACACAGCTCGGTGGCACAGATGACCGAAAAAGCCCTGGCCAATCTGGGTTACCAGCCCCTCGACGTAATCATGGTGACCGACATCGGCTGCCACGGCATTATCGACAAAAGCCTGCGCACACACACCGTTCACGGATTGCACGGCAGATCGGTGGCCATAGCCGGAGGCATAGCCCACGGCCTGGGCAGAAATTCAGGGAAAAAGGTCATCGTCTTTCTTGGCGACGGTGGCGCAACCATCGGGTTGCAACATATCCTTATCGCTGCACACCACAACTTCCCCATGACAGTGGTGGTGCACAACAACATGCTCTATGGCATGACAGGCGGGCAACCGAGCGAATATACCCCGGATGGTTTCAACACTCCGACTTCGCCCAACCGATCCTCTGCCGGTGCCCTCGATATCGTGCAACTGGCCGAAGCTGCTGGCGCCGGCTATGTGAGCCGCATTGCCGGCATCGGTGATTTTTCGGCCGAGCTTGCCGAAGCTTTTGCCTACGACGGATTCTCCCTGGTTGAGGTGATGGAGATCTGCCCGAGCTACGGGGTGAAATCCAATCCTGGTATGAAACTCCGTCAGCTCATGGACGAAACAGGGTATCTGGCCACGAAAAAAGTCAGGCCCCCGCGTCCACATCATCAAGCTTTGTACGAGGGCTTCAACGAGTCGCTTATCAGCGACAGGCTGATTGTTGATCAAAGCCATATGCATAACCTGCCGGAAAATACGATCCGGCTGCTCCTGGCAGGGTCGGCCGGCGAAGGCACCCAGTCAGCCGCTGAGTTTCTGGCACGCGTAGCAATGCGCAATGGCCTGCAAACCAGCAAAAAAGGACATTATCCAGTGACCGTTGGTGTAGGATTCTCCGCGGCTGAGGTCATCCTGTCCACTTCGCCCATCTACTACACCGGAGGCACCAATCCTGATTATCTGCTCATTACCTCGGCCGACGGGCTCGACTATGCCAAACCCTATCTTGCACGGGCAACTGAAAAAGCTGTGGTGTTGCTCGACGAAAGTTTGCCCTTGCCTGAAACCCGCGCCAAAGTGTTGCCCATGCCCCTGCGCAACAGTGCAGGTGTGCGCAATGCTGCCATGATGAGCATCTTCAGGTGGGCCAAACTGACCGGCATGCTCCACCTGCAATCGCTAATCGAAGAGTACCAGCGTGGTAAACTGGCATCCAAAGTGCCGGTCGAAACTTTTGTCTGA
- the rny gene encoding ribonuclease Y: protein MEAGIIINIVLFILGGGAGVALATTVLRKSLTRKSEALLEEAKEKAEVIKKDKILQAKEKFLQLKAEHDKIVAEKNKDLQRNENRLQQREQALNQKMEEFNRKQREVQQQKQQLDLQAEHLQRRNEEIDRIKEELGKVQEQHLRQLEIISGLSAIEAKEQLIEQMKEEAKSEAMVYIKEITEEAKLTAAMEAKKIVVETIQRTAAEHTIENTVTVFNIESEEIKGRIIGREGRNIRALEALTGVEIIIDDSPDAILLSGFDPVRREIARLSLHKLITDGRIHPARIEEVVQKTEKQIEQEIIETGKRTVIDLGIHNMASELIRMVGRMKYRSSYGQNLLAHSIEVARLSATMAAELGLNVKLAKRAGLLHDIGKIAESNEAELPHAILGMKIAEKYKEKPEVCNAIGAHHDEIEMETLIAPIVQVCDAISGARPGARREVVEAYIQRLKRLEELALSYDGVVKTYAIQAGRELRVIVGADRMSDSDADKLAFELSKRIQTEMTYPGQIKITVIRETRAVSYAK, encoded by the coding sequence ATGGAAGCAGGAATCATCATCAACATTGTGCTCTTCATCCTGGGAGGCGGGGCAGGCGTGGCGCTTGCCACCACCGTGCTCCGGAAATCGCTCACACGCAAAAGCGAGGCATTGCTCGAAGAGGCCAAAGAAAAGGCCGAAGTCATCAAAAAAGACAAAATACTTCAGGCCAAGGAAAAATTTCTTCAGCTCAAAGCCGAGCACGACAAAATCGTGGCCGAAAAGAACAAAGATCTGCAGCGCAACGAAAACAGGCTTCAGCAGCGCGAACAGGCGCTGAACCAGAAGATGGAGGAGTTCAACCGGAAGCAGCGCGAAGTGCAGCAGCAAAAACAACAGCTTGACCTGCAGGCCGAGCATCTCCAGCGGCGCAACGAGGAAATAGACCGCATAAAAGAAGAGCTCGGCAAGGTGCAGGAGCAACACTTGCGCCAGCTGGAAATCATCTCGGGCCTTTCGGCCATTGAGGCCAAAGAACAGCTCATCGAGCAGATGAAGGAAGAGGCCAAATCGGAAGCCATGGTCTATATCAAGGAAATTACCGAAGAGGCCAAGCTCACCGCTGCCATGGAAGCCAAGAAAATCGTGGTGGAAACCATTCAGCGCACCGCAGCAGAGCACACCATCGAGAACACCGTCACAGTGTTCAATATCGAAAGCGAAGAAATCAAAGGACGCATCATCGGCCGCGAAGGCCGCAACATCAGGGCGCTTGAAGCCCTCACGGGCGTGGAAATCATCATCGACGACAGTCCGGATGCCATTCTGCTTTCGGGTTTCGACCCGGTGCGCCGCGAAATTGCCCGCCTCTCGCTGCATAAACTCATCACCGATGGGCGCATTCACCCTGCCCGCATTGAGGAGGTGGTACAAAAGACTGAGAAACAAATTGAGCAGGAGATCATCGAAACCGGTAAACGCACGGTCATCGACCTGGGTATCCACAACATGGCCAGCGAGCTCATCCGGATGGTTGGCCGCATGAAATACCGTTCATCCTACGGACAGAACCTGCTTGCACACTCCATCGAGGTTGCCCGCCTGAGCGCTACCATGGCAGCCGAGCTGGGGCTCAATGTCAAGCTGGCAAAACGTGCCGGGCTTTTGCACGATATCGGTAAGATTGCTGAGAGCAACGAGGCCGAACTGCCCCATGCCATCCTGGGGATGAAAATTGCCGAAAAATATAAGGAGAAGCCAGAGGTGTGCAACGCCATAGGCGCCCACCACGACGAGATAGAGATGGAAACCCTCATTGCTCCCATTGTACAGGTGTGCGACGCCATTTCGGGGGCGCGCCCGGGTGCACGCCGCGAGGTTGTGGAAGCCTACATCCAGCGCCTGAAACGCCTCGAAGAGTTAGCTTTGTCGTACGACGGTGTGGTAAAGACCTATGCCATCCAGGCCGGTCGTGAGCTTCGCGTGATTGTGGGTGCCGACCGCATGAGCGACAGCGACGCCGATAAACTGGCTTTTGAACTTTCGAAACGCATCCAGACCGAGATGACTTATCCCGGACAGATAAAAATAACCGTGATTCGTGAAACCCGTGCGGTCAGTTACGCCAAGTAA
- a CDS encoding cell division protein ZapA, translating to MADELSININIADRPYRLSIQRQEEEVVRRAAAAINESVRTYASQVAYKDRQDLLAMTALQFAVSAIQLESELKFRDHHLTDKLMQIDQLLSGQ from the coding sequence GTGGCAGATGAACTTTCGATAAATATCAATATAGCCGACCGGCCATATCGCCTTTCGATCCAGCGACAGGAAGAGGAGGTGGTGCGTCGTGCAGCAGCTGCCATCAACGAGAGTGTGCGCACCTATGCAAGTCAGGTGGCATACAAGGACAGGCAGGATCTGCTGGCCATGACAGCCTTGCAGTTTGCGGTATCGGCCATACAACTCGAATCGGAGCTCAAGTTCAGAGACCATCATCTGACCGATAAGCTGATGCAGATTGACCAATTGCTCAGCGGGCAATAG
- a CDS encoding DUF2851 family protein, with product MNELFLIYLWEQKLLRPPLQTTDGQPIEVIYPGIRNHDAGPDFAQARIRIGPTLWAGSVEMHINASDWYKHGHDTDPAYENVVLHLVYQEDKKVYDRSRNPIPTLQVKGCFDEHLLLNYRRFTDSRAWLPCARLAPSVQRFTWLAWLDRMATERLEDKTQVVLELASSTQFDWEETFWRLLLINLGFKVNQEAFELLGRALPFNLMLRHADQLHQLEALLLGVAGLLPAEPTDEYMAKLNAEYNFLKSKYNLKTMQASAWKFMRMRPANFPTIRMAQAAMLVHKHGRIFSRVLAEPPEKLSEMFGVETSQYWQTHYRPGEPSPARKKIIGEDAIRLIMINTVARVLFAYGYAHKDETHKDRAMMLLEQLPAENNNLTRRFSEAGITATNALHSQALLHLHRYYCAPRQCLECRIGSLLIRNSSLGN from the coding sequence ATGAATGAGCTCTTTCTGATTTATTTGTGGGAACAGAAATTGTTGCGCCCACCACTGCAGACCACTGATGGTCAACCAATTGAGGTGATTTACCCCGGCATACGGAATCACGATGCAGGTCCTGATTTTGCCCAGGCCCGCATCCGCATCGGGCCGACCTTATGGGCCGGGAGTGTGGAGATGCACATCAATGCCTCCGACTGGTACAAACACGGGCACGATACCGACCCGGCTTATGAGAATGTGGTATTGCACCTGGTGTATCAGGAAGACAAAAAAGTGTACGACCGTTCGCGCAACCCTATCCCGACGCTGCAGGTAAAAGGATGTTTCGACGAACATTTGCTGCTCAACTACAGGCGTTTTACCGACAGCCGTGCCTGGCTGCCTTGCGCCAGACTTGCCCCATCGGTTCAGCGTTTCACCTGGCTGGCCTGGCTCGACCGCATGGCTACCGAACGTCTGGAAGACAAAACACAGGTTGTGCTGGAGCTCGCCTCAAGCACCCAGTTCGACTGGGAAGAAACCTTCTGGCGCCTGCTGCTTATCAACCTGGGCTTCAAAGTGAATCAGGAAGCCTTTGAGCTATTGGGCCGCGCATTGCCATTCAACCTTATGCTCAGGCATGCCGACCAGCTGCACCAGCTTGAAGCGCTGCTGCTTGGCGTGGCCGGACTGCTTCCGGCCGAACCGACTGATGAGTACATGGCGAAATTAAATGCTGAGTATAATTTCCTGAAATCCAAATACAACCTCAAAACCATGCAGGCCTCCGCATGGAAATTCATGCGCATGCGACCGGCCAACTTTCCTACCATACGCATGGCGCAGGCGGCCATGCTTGTGCACAAGCACGGAAGAATATTTTCCAGAGTGCTCGCTGAACCACCGGAGAAACTTTCGGAGATGTTTGGCGTGGAAACAAGCCAGTACTGGCAAACCCATTACCGGCCCGGAGAACCCTCACCGGCAAGGAAAAAAATCATCGGGGAAGATGCCATCCGGCTCATCATGATCAATACCGTTGCCCGGGTGCTGTTTGCCTATGGATATGCACACAAGGACGAAACGCATAAAGACCGGGCCATGATGCTGCTCGAGCAATTGCCCGCCGAGAACAACAATCTTACAAGACGATTTTCTGAAGCCGGGATAACTGCCACGAATGCATTGCATTCGCAAGCCCTCCTGCATTTGCACCGCTACTATTGTGCTCCCCGTCAGTGCCTCGAATGCCGGATTGGCAGCCTGCTCATCCGCAACAGCAGTTTGGGAAACTGA
- a CDS encoding sodium:alanine symporter family protein, whose translation MQHILELIDSGIQWYNDYVGGYLILAMLIPTGLWFMIKLRFINLTKIGHAIRVVQGKYDVKGAEGDVNHFKALTTALSATVGTGNIVGVALAIYLGGPGAVFWMWITGLLGMMLKYSEVTLAQKYRKFNSDGTVSGGPMYYMEYGLRDKLGRWAKVLALVFASATVLCSLGTGNMAQSNSIADALLTSYSVPVWLSGSIITALVLLVIVGGIKRLGEVTSRLVPIMAIIYVAAALTVIISEYDHIPRAFAMIFEGAFTGTGATGGFVGSTFIMTMIWGVRRGLFSNEAGQGSAPIAHAAAKTKYPAREGVVALLEPMIDTIIICTMTALMIIVTDAWQSGLKGVGMTVEAMNTGLHRFGIDGMGGHIITLGILLFAFSTIISWSYYGSRAAIYLIGEHAVKPFLYLYALFVFFGSVWGLDIVWHFVDMVITFMTIPNLIALLLLSGVVVNETKAYFEAIKKTKSGK comes from the coding sequence ATGCAACACATTCTGGAACTTATCGACAGCGGAATACAATGGTATAACGATTACGTGGGTGGCTACCTCATCCTGGCCATGCTGATTCCCACCGGTTTATGGTTTATGATTAAACTGCGTTTCATCAACCTGACCAAGATCGGGCATGCCATCAGGGTAGTTCAGGGAAAGTATGACGTCAAAGGGGCCGAGGGCGATGTCAACCACTTCAAGGCGCTTACTACAGCCCTTTCGGCCACAGTGGGCACCGGCAACATTGTGGGTGTAGCTCTGGCCATATATCTGGGCGGTCCGGGCGCTGTTTTCTGGATGTGGATCACCGGGCTGCTGGGCATGATGCTCAAATATTCTGAAGTAACCCTGGCTCAGAAATACAGGAAATTCAACAGCGACGGCACCGTTTCGGGAGGCCCGATGTATTATATGGAGTACGGGTTGCGCGACAAGCTTGGGCGCTGGGCAAAAGTCTTGGCATTGGTTTTTGCCTCAGCCACCGTACTTTGTTCGTTAGGCACGGGCAATATGGCTCAATCCAATTCCATTGCCGATGCACTTCTAACAAGCTACAGCGTGCCGGTATGGCTTTCAGGGAGCATCATCACAGCGCTTGTCCTTCTGGTTATTGTTGGCGGAATTAAACGCCTTGGCGAGGTAACCTCGAGGCTGGTGCCGATTATGGCCATCATATACGTGGCTGCAGCATTGACGGTGATCATTTCGGAATACGACCACATCCCCCGCGCATTTGCGATGATTTTTGAAGGCGCATTCACCGGCACAGGAGCCACCGGGGGTTTTGTGGGCAGCACATTCATTATGACCATGATCTGGGGAGTACGTCGCGGTTTGTTCAGCAACGAGGCCGGACAGGGCTCAGCCCCCATTGCCCATGCTGCTGCAAAAACAAAGTATCCCGCACGCGAAGGTGTGGTTGCGCTGCTCGAGCCCATGATCGACACCATCATTATCTGCACCATGACCGCCCTGATGATCATCGTAACCGATGCCTGGCAAAGCGGACTAAAAGGGGTAGGCATGACCGTGGAAGCTATGAACACTGGGCTGCATCGCTTTGGTATCGACGGGATGGGAGGACACATCATCACCCTGGGCATCCTGCTCTTTGCCTTTTCCACCATCATCAGCTGGTCCTATTACGGCTCGCGCGCTGCCATCTACCTGATTGGCGAGCATGCCGTGAAGCCTTTCCTATATCTGTATGCCCTGTTCGTGTTTTTTGGCTCGGTTTGGGGACTGGATATTGTGTGGCACTTTGTGGACATGGTGATTACTTTCATGACCATTCCGAACCTGATAGCCCTGTTGCTGCTTTCGGGGGTAGTAGTTAACGAAACAAAGGCCTATTTCGAAGCAATCAAAAAGACCAAAAGCGGAAAGTGA
- a CDS encoding alanine:cation symporter family protein has product MPLSRLFWLVLFVAAMSLTGPGAYAAPPADSLAREPNSPGARINKAFTPLVQGLSEILFWDPFEAAGIYDPVQYHADGSPVLDQDGNVVKAPLKLIVVWLMAGGLFFTLFLRFVNIRAFGHAFSLLRGRFAKRDDKGEVSHFQALTTALSATVGLGNIAGVAVAVSVGGPGATVWMILAGLLGMSLKFAECTLGLKYRRIDESGRVSGGAMYYLRDGLAARGLKKTGYVLSVIFSVMVVGGAVGGGNMLQANQAFEQTAIFFPVLRGNGFWYGLAMALLVGLVIVGGIRSIARVTSRIVPFMAALYVIASLVIIGLHLDYLPEAMKHIWYGAFDADAMRGGFIGVLIYGFQRGAFSNEAGIGSASIAHSAARTSEPVSEGIVALLEPFVDTVVICTMTALVIIFSGLDTNNSLQGVQLTTAAYGSVIWWFPYVLLVAVTLFAFSTMISWSYYGLKGFDFLFGSLSQRLFGTRQVAGQAFNLFFLFCIVVGTSSDLGPVMDFSDMMILCMALPNILGLYILAPEIKSDLKNYLEKIRESKAVVR; this is encoded by the coding sequence ATGCCTCTGAGCCGTTTGTTCTGGCTTGTTTTGTTTGTTGCTGCGATGTCGCTGACAGGTCCCGGGGCTTATGCCGCACCGCCTGCCGATAGCCTCGCCAGGGAGCCAAACAGCCCGGGTGCACGCATCAATAAGGCTTTTACCCCGCTCGTGCAGGGCTTGTCGGAAATACTTTTCTGGGATCCTTTTGAAGCCGCCGGCATCTACGACCCCGTGCAATACCATGCCGACGGAAGTCCGGTGCTCGACCAAGACGGCAATGTGGTTAAGGCGCCGCTCAAGCTCATCGTGGTATGGCTCATGGCCGGAGGGCTTTTCTTCACCCTCTTTCTGAGGTTTGTCAATATCCGGGCATTTGGCCATGCTTTCAGTTTGCTTCGCGGCAGGTTTGCGAAGCGGGATGATAAAGGGGAAGTAAGTCATTTTCAGGCGCTTACTACTGCACTCTCGGCCACTGTAGGCTTAGGAAACATTGCAGGGGTGGCTGTGGCCGTGTCGGTTGGAGGTCCCGGGGCAACGGTATGGATGATTCTGGCAGGTCTGCTGGGCATGTCGCTCAAATTTGCCGAATGTACCCTAGGTTTGAAATACCGAAGGATTGACGAATCGGGCCGGGTATCCGGCGGCGCCATGTATTACCTGCGCGATGGGCTGGCAGCCAGAGGATTAAAGAAAACGGGGTATGTGCTTTCAGTCATTTTTTCAGTAATGGTCGTAGGCGGGGCTGTTGGGGGCGGCAACATGCTTCAGGCCAATCAGGCATTTGAGCAAACGGCTATCTTTTTTCCGGTTTTGCGCGGCAACGGGTTTTGGTATGGCCTGGCCATGGCCTTGCTCGTCGGGCTGGTGATTGTGGGCGGCATCCGGAGCATCGCAAGGGTTACATCGCGCATCGTGCCTTTCATGGCAGCACTGTATGTGATTGCTTCGTTGGTGATCATTGGCTTGCATCTGGATTATCTGCCCGAGGCGATGAAACACATCTGGTATGGTGCGTTCGATGCCGATGCCATGCGGGGAGGGTTTATCGGGGTGTTGATCTACGGCTTCCAGCGAGGCGCTTTTTCCAACGAGGCCGGTATCGGCTCGGCAAGCATCGCCCATTCAGCTGCCCGAACCAGCGAACCGGTGAGCGAAGGCATCGTGGCCTTGCTTGAACCTTTCGTTGACACAGTGGTCATCTGTACCATGACAGCCCTGGTAATCATCTTTTCCGGCCTCGACACCAACAACAGCCTTCAGGGCGTGCAGCTCACCACTGCCGCATATGGTTCGGTCATATGGTGGTTTCCCTATGTTTTGCTGGTCGCCGTTACCCTGTTTGCTTTCAGCACCATGATATCGTGGTCGTACTACGGCCTTAAAGGCTTCGACTTTCTTTTTGGCTCACTGAGCCAGCGCCTGTTTGGCACCCGACAGGTTGCCGGCCAGGCATTCAATCTGTTTTTCCTGTTTTGTATCGTGGTAGGCACCAGCAGCGACCTTGGCCCGGTGATGGATTTTTCGGACATGATGATCCTGTGCATGGCATTGCCAAACATCCTGGGCCTTTATATCCTGGCGCCTGAGATAAAATCGGATTTGAAAAACTACCTGGAAAAAATCAGGGAAAGCAAAGCGGTTGTCAGATAG
- the msrB gene encoding peptide-methionine (R)-S-oxide reductase MsrB produces MIKRIEKTEAEWLAELGPERYRIMRQCSTEPPFTGKYWNHKEKGSYHCAGCGAELFSSDTKYDSGSGWPSFFAAVDKKRIKELPDTSYGMFRTEIKCAACDGHLGHVFTDGPRPTGLRYCVNSASITFKPAP; encoded by the coding sequence ATGATCAAGCGCATTGAAAAAACCGAAGCCGAATGGCTGGCCGAACTGGGTCCGGAGCGCTACCGCATTATGCGTCAATGCAGCACGGAGCCACCTTTCACAGGTAAGTACTGGAACCACAAGGAAAAAGGCAGCTATCACTGTGCCGGATGCGGCGCCGAGCTTTTCTCGTCCGACACAAAATACGATTCTGGCTCGGGCTGGCCGAGTTTTTTTGCAGCTGTGGACAAAAAGCGCATCAAAGAATTGCCCGATACCAGCTATGGAATGTTTCGTACCGAGATCAAATGTGCGGCATGCGATGGCCACCTCGGGCATGTCTTTACCGACGGGCCGCGACCTACCGGGCTGCGATATTGCGTCAATTCGGCGAGCATCACCTTTAAACCGGCTCCCTGA